One genomic region from Chloroflexota bacterium encodes:
- a CDS encoding formyltransferase family protein, whose translation MYLIGWFSTGRGKGSRDLLTVVQDSIQQGNIEARISFVFSNREPGDAPGSDLFFELVKSYHIPLIHFSSRRFLPQKRRGSPSEWRLEYDKQVMKRLEGFHQDLCILAGYMLIVGSEMCQKYTMINLHPAAPGGPAGTWQEVIWKLIENKAQSTGAMMHLVTPELDKGPPVTYCTFPIRGQSFDRHWKDVEGLSVAQIIKHQGEESQLFKLVRQHGFARELPLITATIKAFSQGKVKIEAGKVVDRSGQAIAGHDLTSEIDEAIRQKGLL comes from the coding sequence ATGTATCTCATTGGCTGGTTTTCGACCGGTCGTGGCAAAGGTTCGCGTGACCTGCTGACAGTGGTTCAGGACAGCATACAGCAGGGCAATATAGAAGCGAGGATCTCCTTCGTCTTCAGCAACCGGGAACCGGGGGATGCACCAGGGAGTGACCTCTTCTTTGAACTCGTGAAAAGCTACCATATCCCTCTCATCCACTTTTCGTCCCGACGCTTCCTACCTCAAAAAAGACGTGGATCTCCCTCAGAGTGGCGACTGGAATACGACAAGCAAGTCATGAAACGTTTGGAGGGGTTTCACCAGGATCTATGTATACTTGCCGGATATATGTTGATTGTGGGAAGCGAGATGTGTCAAAAGTACACGATGATCAATCTGCACCCGGCAGCCCCCGGCGGGCCGGCTGGAACCTGGCAAGAGGTAATCTGGAAACTGATCGAAAACAAAGCTCAGAGCACAGGGGCAATGATGCATCTGGTAACCCCGGAACTGGACAAAGGACCTCCGGTTACTTATTGCACCTTCCCTATCAGAGGTCAATCCTTCGACAGGCACTGGAAGGATGTAGAAGGGCTTTCGGTAGCACAGATAATCAAACACCAGGGAGAAGAGAGCCAATTATTCAAGCTTGTCCGACAGCACGGCTTCGCCAGAGAATTACCTCTCATAACCGCCACCATAAAGGCCTTCAGTCAGGGCAAGGTCAAAATAGAAGCGGGTAAAGTGGTCGATCGCAGTGGGCAGGCTATCGCAGGTCATGATCTGACATCAGAGATAGATGAGGCCATACGACAAAAAGGACTGCTGTAG
- a CDS encoding aspartate--tRNA ligase yields ILLGSEFGVFRSAVKGGGKVKGICAPGCASYSRRQLDELIELTKAYGARGLVALALTEDSGGLAVDKTSSAAAKFVTPEEIRKMADRLEARGGDLLLIVADKPGVVNKVLDQLRREMGRRLGLVDPNLLAIAFVVGFPLFDWNEDEKRWEPMHHPFTAPRDEDVMLLDTTPGGVGSKHYDIICNGYELSSGSIRIHNREMQERIFRLLGYNQERAERLFGHLLQALEYGAPPHGGIAPGIDRLVMLLAGEECIREVIPFPKNQSGYDMLFDAPSEVSEEQLRELHLTGSKE; encoded by the coding sequence ACATTTTGTTGGGGTCTGAGTTTGGTGTTTTTCGCAGCGCAGTTAAAGGTGGAGGAAAAGTGAAGGGTATCTGCGCTCCGGGCTGTGCCTCTTACTCCCGACGTCAGCTTGATGAGCTGATAGAGTTGACCAAGGCCTACGGAGCGAGGGGATTGGTGGCGCTGGCCTTGACTGAGGACTCCGGCGGGTTAGCGGTGGACAAGACAAGTTCTGCGGCTGCTAAGTTTGTGACTCCGGAAGAGATAAGAAAGATGGCCGATCGTCTTGAAGCGAGGGGAGGAGACCTTCTCCTGATCGTTGCTGATAAACCTGGGGTAGTCAACAAGGTGTTGGATCAATTGAGGCGGGAAATGGGTCGCCGGCTGGGGCTGGTTGATCCCAATCTCCTGGCGATTGCTTTTGTAGTTGGTTTTCCGCTATTCGATTGGAATGAAGATGAGAAGCGCTGGGAGCCGATGCACCACCCTTTTACAGCTCCTAGAGACGAGGATGTTATGCTCTTGGATACCACGCCAGGGGGAGTGGGGTCTAAGCATTACGATATCATCTGTAATGGTTATGAGTTATCCAGTGGGAGCATTCGTATCCACAATCGAGAGATGCAGGAGAGGATATTTCGATTGCTTGGCTATAATCAGGAACGGGCAGAACGTCTTTTTGGACATCTTCTACAGGCGCTGGAGTATGGGGCCCCTCCTCATGGCGGGATTGCGCCGGGGATTGATAGGCTCGTCATGCTTCTTGCAGGTGAGGAGTGTATTCGTGAGGTAATACCCTTTCCGAAGAATCAGAGTGGTTACGATATGCTGTTTGATGCTCCTTCTGAAGTTTCCGAGGAGCAGCTTAGAGAGCTGCACCTTACCGGTAGCAAGGAGTGA
- a CDS encoding aminopeptidase P family protein: MAITQRLQRLRQKLLEIDLDSILVTQPENCRYLSGFTGSNGSAGILLISQDGTILATDFIHFEQAKMEAPEFNLVTIKNASQWSTVLLSGQKMKRLGFEANTLCFADYRRLAEEANKLEIQIFPTEGLVESLRAVKEKEEITCLARAVDLADNAVKYITDQIRPGMTEKEAAWRIEEYLRENGSEPIPFDIIVASGPNAALPHAKPTERTISTGEPIIIDLGARISGYASDLTRSICLGPQDETFSKVYNLVLRAQSSAIANLEAGMTGAQVDSFARMIIDQGGYKEAFGHGLGHGVGLAIHEEPRLGPNSTNTIVENMVFTIEPGVYVNGWGGIRIEDMAVVQNGKAKMLTKADRHTGSSQ; this comes from the coding sequence TTGGCAATAACCCAGCGACTTCAAAGACTGCGCCAAAAGCTCCTTGAAATAGATTTAGACAGCATCCTCGTCACACAGCCAGAGAATTGCCGCTACCTCAGCGGATTTACCGGATCCAATGGTTCAGCAGGAATCCTGCTCATTTCCCAAGACGGCACTATCCTGGCTACCGATTTCATCCACTTTGAGCAAGCCAAAATGGAAGCTCCTGAATTCAACCTTGTCACCATCAAAAATGCTTCTCAATGGTCCACAGTACTGCTGTCCGGACAGAAAATGAAGAGGCTTGGTTTCGAGGCAAACACTCTTTGCTTTGCCGACTATCGCCGTCTGGCCGAAGAAGCCAACAAGCTGGAAATACAAATCTTCCCCACCGAAGGACTGGTGGAATCCCTCAGGGCAGTGAAGGAGAAAGAGGAGATAACCTGCCTGGCCAGAGCAGTTGACCTCGCTGATAACGCCGTCAAATACATTACAGACCAAATTCGCCCCGGGATGACAGAGAAGGAAGCCGCATGGAGGATAGAAGAATATCTGCGGGAAAACGGCAGCGAGCCCATCCCCTTTGATATTATAGTTGCTTCAGGGCCAAATGCTGCATTGCCACATGCCAAACCCACGGAGCGAACCATCTCCACTGGAGAGCCAATTATCATCGATCTCGGAGCACGCATCAGCGGCTACGCCAGTGATCTCACTCGAAGTATATGCCTCGGCCCACAAGACGAAACCTTCTCCAAAGTCTATAATCTTGTTCTCCGTGCCCAGTCATCAGCCATAGCCAATCTGGAAGCCGGAATGACCGGCGCACAAGTGGACAGCTTTGCCAGAATGATCATTGATCAAGGGGGATATAAAGAGGCCTTTGGTCACGGGCTGGGTCATGGTGTTGGCCTGGCCATCCACGAGGAACCCCGGCTTGGCCCCAATTCTACCAATACTATTGTAGAGAACATGGTCTTCACTATTGAACCTGGGGTTTATGTCAACGGCTGGGGAGGAATCAGAATCGAGGATATGGCAGTGGTTCAAAATGGCAAAGCCAAGATGCTGACCAAGGCAGATAGACACACAGGCAGCAGCCAATAG
- the tig gene encoding trigger factor, with protein sequence MKIATQSVENSQAVLRIEVEPGEMEESLDRAYRQLVKRVGVPGFRKGKAPRSVLERYVGKEGLQREALEDLVPELCTRVIEEQKMEVIAQPQIEIIQSDPVIFKAIFPLRPHVELGDYHTIRVDKQPVEVGDEEINSVIHQLRERHAVWSPVERPVNFEDLVVVDIDEEAKDGTVKTYQARQFPLVKDSLIPLPGFAEHLVGMATGGVKEFALTYPDDYKLKELAGRGTKFRVKLIEVKEKHLPELDDDFAKSLGQGMENLEALRNFVAANLRKAAEEAAKRDYERKLVEAVVGLSKVDFPPVLVDREIDSLLKERDFIFREQGGLQGYLKNLNKTEQGMKEELRPEAVRRITESLVLGKIIEQEKITVDDAEVAAEIESMTKDAGDRVEEMQRMLGTDQARQVVEERQLSLKALQKLTEIALNSVAEGPEKTA encoded by the coding sequence ATGAAAATAGCAACACAGAGTGTGGAGAACAGTCAGGCGGTACTTCGGATCGAGGTTGAGCCGGGAGAGATGGAGGAGTCGCTCGATAGAGCTTATCGTCAGCTGGTGAAAAGGGTTGGGGTTCCTGGCTTTCGTAAAGGTAAAGCTCCCCGGTCTGTTCTGGAGCGTTACGTAGGCAAAGAAGGGCTTCAAAGAGAGGCTCTGGAGGATTTGGTACCGGAATTGTGCACCCGGGTTATTGAAGAGCAGAAGATGGAGGTAATTGCTCAACCCCAGATAGAGATCATACAGTCTGACCCTGTGATTTTTAAGGCGATCTTCCCGCTTCGTCCTCATGTCGAACTGGGTGACTATCATACGATCAGGGTTGACAAGCAGCCTGTGGAAGTTGGTGATGAAGAAATCAATAGCGTTATTCACCAGCTTCGTGAACGTCATGCCGTGTGGTCTCCGGTAGAGCGCCCGGTGAACTTTGAGGATCTGGTAGTTGTTGACATAGATGAAGAAGCAAAAGATGGCACTGTGAAAACGTATCAGGCACGGCAGTTCCCTCTAGTGAAGGATTCCTTGATCCCTCTGCCAGGCTTTGCAGAGCATCTGGTGGGCATGGCGACTGGCGGAGTGAAGGAATTTGCACTTACTTATCCGGATGACTATAAGTTGAAGGAATTGGCTGGCAGAGGCACCAAGTTCAGAGTGAAGCTCATCGAGGTCAAGGAAAAGCACCTGCCTGAGTTGGATGACGATTTTGCCAAGAGCTTGGGCCAGGGTATGGAAAATCTGGAAGCTCTGCGTAACTTTGTGGCTGCTAACTTGAGGAAGGCGGCTGAGGAAGCAGCCAAGAGGGATTATGAGAGGAAGCTCGTGGAGGCGGTTGTTGGCCTGTCTAAGGTGGATTTCCCTCCTGTTTTAGTGGATCGGGAAATAGATAGCCTGCTTAAAGAAAGGGATTTTATATTTAGGGAACAGGGTGGACTGCAGGGTTACCTTAAGAACCTTAACAAAACTGAACAGGGGATGAAGGAGGAACTTCGTCCTGAAGCGGTGAGGCGAATCACAGAATCGCTGGTTCTGGGTAAGATAATTGAACAAGAGAAGATTACGGTGGATGATGCTGAGGTAGCTGCCGAGATCGAGAGCATGACGAAGGATGCTGGTGATAGAGTGGAGGAGATGCAGAGGATGCTTGGCACAGACCAGGCGCGCCAGGTGGTGGAAGAAAGACAGCTGAGTTTAAAAGCATTGCAGAAGCTCACGGAAATAGCCTTGAATAGTGTCGCCGAAGGTCCCGAAAAGACAGCGTAG
- a CDS encoding PHP domain-containing protein has protein sequence MLKADLHIHTEYSFDSAMPLESIIQRCLKSGINCVAIADHGTIEGALELKKTAPFEVIIAEEILTPLGEIMGLFLTEQIPSGISAKEAITRIRAQKGLVCLPHPFDRFRGIKGANHNGHQVLKGLAPDIDIVEVLNSRAFPLGNPDRKARLFAEEHGLLCSAGSDAHTSREIGHAYVELPEFRSVEEFRTSLARGHIFGHHACPTVHIPTTWEALRRRLFK, from the coding sequence GTGTTGAAAGCTGATCTTCACATTCATACCGAGTACTCCTTCGACTCTGCCATGCCGCTGGAAAGCATCATTCAGCGCTGTCTCAAGTCAGGGATCAACTGTGTCGCCATAGCAGACCACGGAACCATTGAGGGCGCTCTCGAACTCAAGAAGACCGCCCCATTTGAAGTGATCATCGCGGAAGAAATTCTCACTCCGCTGGGAGAGATCATGGGGTTGTTCCTCACTGAACAGATACCCAGCGGTATCTCAGCGAAAGAGGCCATCACTCGAATCAGGGCGCAAAAGGGGCTCGTCTGTCTACCGCATCCGTTTGACCGCTTCAGAGGCATAAAAGGAGCAAATCATAATGGGCATCAAGTGCTCAAAGGGCTAGCCCCAGACATTGACATTGTTGAGGTTCTCAACTCCCGTGCTTTTCCGCTGGGCAATCCGGACAGAAAGGCAAGATTGTTCGCTGAAGAACATGGACTGCTTTGCAGCGCCGGCAGCGATGCTCACACCAGCCGCGAAATAGGTCACGCATATGTAGAATTACCCGAGTTCAGGAGTGTTGAGGAATTCCGCACCTCTCTGGCACGAGGGCATATCTTCGGCCACCATGCCTGCCCCACAGTCCACATTCCCACTACATGGGAGGCCTTGAGAAGGAGACTGTTTAAGTAG
- a CDS encoding ATP-dependent Clp protease proteolytic subunit yields the protein MGILPRGVIPMVIESGARGERAFDIYSLLLRERIVFLGMPINDQVANLIIAQLLYLDREDPDKDISLYINCPGGVISSGLAIYDTMQIIRPDVSTICVGLAASMGTVLLAAGTKGKRYALPNATIHMHQAVGGAQGQASDIEIAAREIMRLQEVLRNLLAKHTGQPVEKIIHDTDRDFYLSPEQAIQYHLVDEILVKQSK from the coding sequence ATGGGGATTCTGCCTAGAGGGGTAATTCCGATGGTGATTGAGTCGGGAGCAAGAGGAGAGCGTGCTTTTGATATCTACTCACTCCTGCTGAGGGAGCGTATTGTTTTCTTGGGGATGCCAATCAATGATCAGGTAGCTAATCTGATCATTGCTCAGCTTCTATACCTGGACCGGGAGGATCCTGATAAGGATATAAGCCTTTACATAAACTGCCCGGGTGGAGTGATCAGTTCTGGCCTTGCCATTTATGATACCATGCAGATTATCAGGCCTGATGTGTCTACAATCTGCGTTGGTCTGGCAGCAAGTATGGGCACTGTGCTCCTCGCTGCCGGGACAAAGGGAAAACGCTATGCCTTACCTAATGCCACCATTCATATGCATCAGGCGGTGGGTGGAGCTCAGGGGCAGGCTTCGGATATAGAGATTGCTGCCAGGGAGATCATGCGCCTGCAAGAGGTGCTTCGAAACCTCCTGGCAAAGCATACCGGACAGCCGGTAGAGAAGATTATCCATGATACTGATCGTGACTTCTATCTCAGCCCTGAGCAAGCAATACAATATCACCTGGTAGATGAAATTCTGGTGAAACAGTCGAAGTAG
- the aroQ gene encoding type II 3-dehydroquinate dehydratase — MRILIIHGPNLNLLGKRKKEIYGDKTLSEIDVMLQQHAKELGVDISTTQSNSEGNLIDFIQKESPNADGIIINPGALTHYGLSLRDALSDTNLPVIEVHLSNIYAREEFRHRSVIAPIAKGQVTGLGWRGYIAAMRTMVAELRGKAWQ; from the coding sequence ATGAGAATACTGATTATCCACGGGCCAAACCTGAACTTGCTGGGCAAGAGGAAAAAGGAAATCTATGGAGATAAAACACTCAGTGAAATCGATGTTATGCTTCAGCAGCACGCCAAGGAACTGGGAGTAGATATATCCACCACGCAGTCAAACAGCGAGGGAAACCTCATCGACTTCATCCAAAAAGAGTCACCCAATGCAGACGGCATAATTATCAATCCGGGAGCATTGACCCACTACGGTCTCTCTCTTCGAGATGCTCTCTCCGATACCAACCTGCCCGTGATTGAGGTGCATCTGTCTAATATCTATGCCAGAGAGGAATTCCGACACAGGTCTGTCATTGCCCCCATTGCTAAAGGACAGGTCACGGGACTAGGCTGGAGGGGTTATATCGCTGCGATGAGAACCATGGTAGCAGAACTGAGAGGAAAGGCTTGGCAATAA